The proteins below are encoded in one region of Micromonospora yangpuensis:
- the rpsK gene encoding 30S ribosomal protein S11, translating to MPPKARAGAAVKKVRRKERKNVAHGQAHIKSTFNNTIVSITDPTGAVISWASAGQVGFKGSRKSTPFAAQLAAEAAARRAMEHGMRKVDVFVKGPGSGRETAIRSLQAVGLEVGQIADVTPQPHNGCRPPKRRRV from the coding sequence ATGCCACCGAAGGCTCGTGCCGGAGCCGCTGTCAAGAAGGTCCGGCGCAAGGAACGCAAGAACGTCGCCCACGGGCAGGCGCACATCAAGAGCACCTTCAACAACACCATCGTGTCCATCACGGACCCGACCGGTGCGGTCATCTCCTGGGCCTCCGCCGGCCAGGTGGGCTTCAAGGGCTCGCGCAAGTCGACCCCGTTCGCCGCGCAGCTGGCCGCCGAGGCCGCCGCGCGTCGGGCGATGGAGCACGGCATGCGCAAGGTCGACGTGTTCGTCAAGGGCCCCGGCTCCGGCCGGGAGACCGCCATCCGTTCGCTGCAGGCCGTGGGCCTCGAGGTCGGCCAGATCGCCGACGTCACCCCGCAGCCGCACAACGGATGCCGTCCGCCGAAGCGTCGTCGGGTCTGA
- the rpsM gene encoding 30S ribosomal protein S13, whose protein sequence is MARLVGVDIPREKRLEIALTYIFGMGRTRALETLAATGISPDKRARDLTDEELVQLRNHIEGNYKVEGDLRREVAADIRRKVEIGCYAGIRHRRGLPVRGQRTKTNARTRKGPKRTVAGKKKPGKK, encoded by the coding sequence ATGGCACGTCTAGTCGGCGTGGATATCCCCCGCGAGAAGCGGTTGGAGATCGCGCTCACCTACATCTTCGGCATGGGTCGTACCCGTGCCCTGGAGACGCTCGCCGCCACCGGCATCTCGCCGGACAAGCGCGCCCGGGACCTCACGGACGAGGAGCTGGTCCAGCTCCGGAACCACATCGAGGGCAACTACAAGGTTGAAGGCGACCTGCGCCGCGAGGTCGCCGCTGACATCCGCCGCAAGGTCGAGATCGGCTGCTACGCGGGTATCCGGCACCGCCGGGGCCTGCCCGTGCGTGGCCAGCGGACCAAGACCAACGCGCGGACCCGCAAGGGCCCGAAGCGGACCGTCGCCGGCAAGAAGAAGCCCGGCAAGAAGTAG
- the rpmJ gene encoding 50S ribosomal protein L36: MKVKPSVKRICNKCRVIRRHGRVMVICTDPRHKQRQG, from the coding sequence GTGAAGGTCAAGCCGAGCGTCAAGAGGATCTGCAACAAGTGCCGGGTTATCCGCCGGCACGGCCGGGTCATGGTCATCTGCACCGACCCGCGCCACAAGCAGCGCCAGGGCTGA
- the infA gene encoding translation initiation factor IF-1 yields MPKKDGAIEIEGRVIEPLPNAMFRVELANGHKVLAHISGKMRQHYIRILPEDRVVVELSPYDLTRGRIVYRYK; encoded by the coding sequence ATGCCGAAAAAAGACGGAGCCATCGAGATCGAGGGTCGGGTCATCGAGCCCCTGCCGAACGCCATGTTCCGGGTGGAGCTCGCGAACGGCCACAAGGTCCTGGCTCACATCAGCGGCAAGATGCGGCAGCACTACATCCGTATCCTGCCGGAGGACCGAGTTGTCGTCGAACTGTCGCCGTACGACCTGACTCGCGGGCGCATCGTCTACCGCTACAAGTAA
- a CDS encoding DUF1707 SHOCT-like domain-containing protein: MDERDGMRAADADRQAVADRLRVALDEGRLDLHEYDERLQRTYTARTYGELDAVVIDLPVAAAPGGATVAGPVPADPVVPGRSTAGRSVTARWLAENWEPYLTAVGISLVVWAMISVISGDVLYFWPGWVAGPWGVVLLVQTGIGLSTGEPQRWAEKQERKRVRKAEKRARRRELKAERRALGREALPEAPAISPPGDDPQLRPDGWEHRRDGGVNA; encoded by the coding sequence ATGGACGAACGCGACGGGATGCGGGCCGCCGACGCGGACCGTCAGGCGGTGGCCGACCGGTTGCGGGTGGCGCTCGACGAGGGCCGGCTGGACCTGCACGAGTACGACGAGCGGTTGCAGCGGACGTACACCGCCCGGACGTACGGCGAACTGGATGCCGTGGTCATCGACCTGCCCGTCGCGGCGGCTCCCGGTGGTGCCACGGTGGCCGGGCCCGTCCCCGCCGACCCGGTGGTCCCCGGGAGGTCGACAGCCGGCCGGTCGGTGACCGCGCGGTGGCTGGCGGAGAACTGGGAGCCGTACCTGACCGCGGTCGGCATCTCGCTGGTGGTCTGGGCGATGATCTCGGTGATCTCCGGCGACGTGCTCTACTTCTGGCCCGGCTGGGTGGCCGGGCCGTGGGGAGTGGTCCTGCTGGTCCAGACCGGGATCGGGCTCAGCACGGGTGAGCCGCAGCGGTGGGCCGAGAAGCAGGAGCGCAAGCGGGTGCGCAAGGCCGAGAAGCGGGCCCGCCGGCGGGAGTTGAAGGCCGAGCGGCGGGCGCTGGGGCGGGAAGCGCTGCCGGAGGCACCGGCGATCAGCCCACCCGGCGACGACCCGCAGCTCCGCCCGGACGGGTGGGAGCACCGGCGGGACGGCGGAGTCAACGCCTGA